From the genome of Candidatus Margulisiibacteriota bacterium, one region includes:
- a CDS encoding flagellar biosynthetic protein FliQ, which translates to MNIDTLSSLMNDGIILILTLSLPSIGLGLVIGLVIAIFQALTQIQEQSLTFVPKMIIVMLMLMITIASMASQLVAFCEKLWVMIPTLR; encoded by the coding sequence ATGAATATAGATACGCTCAGCAGTTTAATGAATGACGGCATTATTCTCATTTTGACTTTGTCTCTGCCGTCGATCGGTTTAGGGCTGGTGATCGGTTTAGTCATTGCGATTTTTCAGGCGCTGACGCAGATCCAGGAGCAGTCCCTGACTTTCGTGCCCAAAATGATCATTGTGATGCTGATGCTGATGATCACCATCGCTTCTATGGCTTCGCAGCTGGTGGCCTTTTGCGAAAAGCTCTGGGTGATGATCCCGACTCTGCGGTAA
- the fliR gene encoding flagellar biosynthetic protein FliR — MALNILQLEIFLLIIARIAGIFVTVPILSDNIVSRSFKAVFMVTLTFLLWFVVPFPETRLPNDMLLFMLAVGLEFLIGYILGSVTRIVFTGIEAAGDLMGAQMGLSVASMLDPTTGRQTVVTARLLRWVVIMIFIMIDGLHFILAALYKSYDALPLLGVWNFSNAANEIAGLVGTVFSIAVQLAAPVMLVIFLLDFAFGLISRVAPQVNVFQLGFQIKPALGIFIFMLMIPLLMERIMWIINIMVERLTYVFFYMQPT; from the coding sequence ATGGCGCTCAATATCCTGCAATTGGAAATTTTTCTTTTGATCATTGCCCGCATCGCCGGTATTTTTGTGACTGTGCCGATCTTGAGCGATAATATCGTCTCGCGCAGTTTCAAAGCGGTGTTCATGGTGACGCTGACTTTTTTGCTCTGGTTTGTCGTGCCTTTTCCCGAGACCCGCCTGCCCAACGACATGCTGCTTTTTATGCTGGCGGTCGGTCTGGAATTTTTGATTGGCTACATTCTGGGCTCGGTGACGCGCATTGTTTTTACCGGCATCGAAGCGGCTGGCGATTTGATGGGCGCGCAAATGGGACTTTCGGTGGCTAGCATGCTCGATCCGACGACCGGCCGGCAGACGGTGGTGACGGCGCGGCTGCTGCGCTGGGTGGTCATTATGATTTTTATAATGATCGACGGCCTGCATTTTATATTGGCCGCGCTGTACAAAAGCTACGACGCGCTGCCGCTGCTGGGCGTCTGGAATTTTTCCAACGCCGCCAATGAAATTGCCGGTCTGGTCGGCACGGTTTTTTCGATCGCTGTGCAATTGGCCGCGCCGGTGATGCTGGTGATTTTTCTGCTGGATTTTGCTTTTGGCCTCATTTCGCGCGTTGCCCCGCAGGTCAACGTTTTTCAGCTCGGTTTTCAGATCAAGCCGGCGTTGGGTATTTTTATTTTTATGCTGATGATCCCGCTGCTGATGGAGCGCATTATGTGGATTATCAATATTATGGTGGAGCGCCTGACTTACGTTTTCTTTTATATGCAGCCGACCTAA
- a CDS encoding AbrB/MazE/SpoVT family DNA-binding domain-containing protein — protein sequence MNLAKVSANGQVTVPIEIRKKLQIKDGDKLLFIERDNEIMISNASSIAIIQAQDAFKGTAKDFGVKTENDVQRLINRLRYGKKK from the coding sequence ATGAATCTTGCCAAAGTCTCAGCCAACGGACAAGTCACAGTTCCTATTGAAATACGCAAGAAACTGCAGATAAAAGACGGTGACAAATTATTGTTTATCGAACGAGACAATGAAATAATGATCAGCAATGCTTCGTCCATAGCTATTATTCAAGCTCAAGATGCTTTTAAAGGTACGGCTAAAGACTTTGGAGTCAAAACCGAGAACGATGTCCAGCGGTTGATCAATAGATTGCGTTACGGGAAAAAGAAATAG
- a CDS encoding PIN domain-containing protein, translated as MPDTNIIFSALLFKESLPANILFYITEYHELILCDYIIAELQDVVARKRPDLLPDIDVLLAQLSYELISAPREPSKLISDPKDHPILNAAILADVDIIISGDKHFLNINLEHPQTMSAASFWQLEHSNLN; from the coding sequence ATGCCGGACACAAATATTATCTTTTCGGCATTGCTCTTCAAGGAATCATTGCCAGCAAATATTTTGTTTTATATTACTGAATATCACGAATTAATTTTATGCGATTATATTATAGCTGAATTACAAGACGTGGTTGCCAGAAAAAGACCAGACCTTTTGCCTGATATAGATGTTTTACTGGCACAGCTGTCTTACGAACTTATATCTGCGCCTAGAGAACCAAGCAAACTAATTTCCGATCCCAAAGACCACCCCATTTTAAATGCAGCGATTCTGGCAGATGTGGACATAATAATAAGTGGAGATAAGCATTTTTTAAATATTAACTTAGAGCATCCCCAAACTATGTCTGCCGCATCTTTCTGGCAATTAGAGCACAGTAATTTAAATTAG